CTTTGTGCTGAACAGATGATCAGTAGCTGGGGGTGTCCCGTAACCGGAGCGTTCCTCCCCTGTCGTACCGGCCGCACATAATGGAGCGGACATCGAACACCAGGAGGTCACGTGTCCGGCTCCCGATCCCTTCGCTCCAGCCTCCGTGCAGCGCGGCCGGACGCCTTCGGCGCGGACCCCGCGGGAGAGCGGATGGCGAGGATCCGCCGCTCGCCCAACTTCGCGGACGGGGTCTTCCAGAACCCGCTCGGGGCCCGTACCAGGCCGACGGGCTCGATGGTCGAGTTCGCGAAGGTGTACTTCCGCAAGGAGGAGCGCGTCCTCAGGACCCCCTCCGGCACCATTCCCGTACACCCCACGACCTTCGCGGACCTCGCGAAGGAACCGGCCTCGGGGCTGCGGCTCACCTGGATGGGGCATTCGAGCGTTCTCGCCGAGATCGACGGCCGGAGGGTCCTTTTCGACCCGGTCTGGGGCGAGCGCTGCTCACCTTTCGCCTTCGCCGGGCCCAAGCGGCTGCACCCGGTCCCGCTGCCGCTCGCCGCGCTCGGCCCGGTGGACGTCGTCGTGATCTCCCACGACCACTACGACCACCTCGACCTGCCCACCATCAAGGCCCTCGCCGGTACGGACACGGTCTTCGCCGTCCCGCTCGGCGTCGGCGCGCACCTGGAGCACTGGGGCGTCTCCCCGGACCGGCTGCACGAGCTGGACTGGAACGAGACCGCCAAGGTCAACGGCATCAGCCTCACCGCGACACCCGCCCGGCACTTCTGCGGGCGCGGACTGCGCAACCAGCAGCACACGCTCTGGGCGTCCTGGGCCGTCGCGGGGCCCGAACACCGGATCTACCACAGCGGTGACACGGGGTACTTCCCCGGCTTCAAGGACATCGGAGCCGGGCACGGCCCGTTCGACGCGACGATGATCCAGATCGGCGCGTACAGCGAGTACTGGCCGGACATCCACATGACCCCTGCCGAGGGAGTCCAGGCGCATCGTGACCTGCAGGGTGGCAGCCCGCACGGGGTGTTGCTGCCGATTCACTGGGGGACGTTCAATCTGGCTCCGCATGCGTGGGCGGAGCCGGGGGAGTGGACGAGGGATGCTGCCGAGGAGGTCGGGCAGGCGGCAGCGTTTCCCCGGCCTGGGGAGCCGTTCGAGCCGGCCGGGAAGCTTCCTGTGGATGCGTGGTGGCGGGCGGTGTCCTCACCCGTCGCGCATCCATGGCGGCGGCCTGCTGGGGCGGAGGTCGAGCTCGCCGAGCGGTCAACGACCCACTGCAGCTGGTGAGCTGGCATTGTGGATGAGGAGGCGCGGTGCGCCGCCGCCGTCCGCCGGCACCGACCATACGTCCCAGCCGCCCCCATGGCGCGGCAGGCCGTACATCACCGTGTGGTCGTCCAGCCAGGCCGCCTGGTCGTCCACGCTGTGCTCCTCCGCCAGGGGGGTCTCCTTCATCGTGGTCAGGTCCAGGGCGTAGAGACGCCATGGTCTGTTGGCGCTGGCGTTGACCCTCTTCTTGAACACGATGTGAGTGTTGTCCGGTGAGAGGGACGGGCATTCGGCGTTGGTGCGCAGGGTGCGGGCCGTCCACTTCCGGTAGTCGCCCTTGATCAGGTAGGTGCGGCCGCCCGTGCGTGCCGTGGCGTAGAACGTGTTGTCGTCCGCGGCGAAGGTGACGCCCCAGAAGTTCAAGTCAGCTGCGCGGTACGGCCTTCCGTCCAGCGTCAGCGGGATCTGCTCGATGTTGGGGATCACGTGCCCGGTCCTGGTGTCGAGGATCGAGGTCCGGGTCGAGAAGTCGTCCCTGAGGTAGGAGTCGCCCTGGACGAAGGTCGTCCAGGAGAGCATGTTCCCGCTGGCCGAGACCCTTGCCCTGTTGGGGAAGCCCTCCGTCTTGACCTGGCGTTTCTGGTGCAGGTCACTGTCGAGCACCATGACGTGCGTGGAGGGCACCGGGCCCCTGCGCTGCATGCAGAGTCCTGTGCCGTGGGCTGCGTAGAGCCGGTCGCACAGCATCTTGCCGCTGGTCCGGGGAGTGGTGGGGCGGGCCAGGGGGACCGAGGCGATCCTGCCGAACGAGGCGCCCGGTTCGGTGTTGCGGAAGAGGATCTGCCCTGCCGCGTCCAGTCGTACGACTCCGCTCACGCCGTCGGCGCCGCTGTGGTCGCGGGACCTCAGCGCGTATCCCGTGACTGTGGTCGCGGCGAGCAGGGCCGTCGTCAACAGAATGAGAAGACGAGTCCTGGCATTCATGCCACGTTCTCCTTGCGCAGAGGGAGGATCAGCAGCGCCGCCGCGATCGCGGCCGTCAGTACGGCGAGGGCGACCGCGAGTGCCGTGTGCAGGCCCCATACCGACCAGGCGGCGCCGAACAGCATCGAGGACGCCAGCGTTGCCAGGGACTGGGCCGTCTGGATCAGTGACATTCCGGCGGCGCGGAGGTGTTCGGGCACCATCGGCCCGATCGCGGCCATCAGGACCCCGTCGGTGGCCGCGTAGAACAAGCCGTGGAGGACGAGCGTGGTGATCACCAGACCGGCTCCGCCGACCGGGCCGAACAGGGAGAGATAGGCGAGGAGCAGTGCACCGTATCCGGCGACAAAGACTCTCAATCTGCCGATACGGTCTGCCAGTTGGCCCAGTGGCATCGCCGTCAGGAGGTATACGCCCGTGGTGCCCAGCGGCAGCAGCGGGAAGTACTCCTCCGAGATGTCCAGGCGCTGCTGGATCAGGAGATAGACGAACGAGTCGCTCAGCGTCACCGCGCCAAGGAGCAGTACGCCGATCCCCACCCTCCGGAATCCTGGCCGGAGGAGGAGCTTGAGCATCTCGCGTACGGTCGCCCGCTGTTGCGGCTGTTCCAGGGGCCGGCGCCGGTCTCGTACGAACAGGCCCAGGATCACCAGCGCGAATACCGCGATGCAGAAGCTGGCCACGAAGACCGTGTCGTACCTGCCGGGTGTGGCAAGGAGCAATCCGAAGGCGACCAGCGGTCCGAGGAACGCGCCCGTGGTGTCCAGCGCCCTGTGCGCGCCGAAGGAACGGCCCAGTGTCCCAGGTGTGCTGCTCAGTGAGATCAGGGCGTCGCGCGGGCCGGTGCGCAGGCCCTTGCCCGTACGGTCGGCCGCGATCACCGCGCCCAGCGCCGGTACGGAGGAGCCTGCCGCGAGCAGGCCCAGTTTGCAGAGCGCCGACAGTGCGTAGCCGCTGCCCGCCACCAGTTTGCGGCGCTGCCAGCGGTCCGCGGCGTGGCCTCCGGCTACCCGCACCAGGGCGGTGACCCCGAAGTACATGCCGTTGAGTGCACCGAACTGCAGGGGGTTCAGGCCGAGTGTGAAGATGACGTACATCGGCAGCACCGCAGTGATCATCTCGGAGGAGATGTCCGTGACCAGGCTGACGGATCCGAGCGCGAGGACGTTGGAGTCCACTCCTGCCCACGCGCGGCGCCGGTCGCGGGTGGTGGGGGCGGGAGGGGGCGTGGGGGATCCGGGAGGGGCCGTCGCCCGGGTCGATGAGACGTACATGACTGTCCTGTCTTGGGGCGGGGGCCCGCCGGCCGGGGTGTTGGGGTCCGGCCGGCGGGCCCGTGAGCAGGAGGTGGGTCAGTCAGTCGTTGATCGTGTACGGGTCGCCGTAGACCTTCCACTGCAGCGGCGGATTCAGGTCGAGATTGCCGTTGTTGAGGAAGACGCGCTGTTCCGTGTCGACGCGGCTGGTGTCGTCGTGCGCGGCCTCGGTGAGCATGGCCGCCTTGCGGGCGTCGAGGAAGGCGTTGATGTACGCGGTCTCGTTGCCGCCCTGCGCCGGGGT
The sequence above is drawn from the Streptomyces sp. NBC_01465 genome and encodes:
- a CDS encoding MBL fold metallo-hydrolase — protein: MSGSRSLRSSLRAARPDAFGADPAGERMARIRRSPNFADGVFQNPLGARTRPTGSMVEFAKVYFRKEERVLRTPSGTIPVHPTTFADLAKEPASGLRLTWMGHSSVLAEIDGRRVLFDPVWGERCSPFAFAGPKRLHPVPLPLAALGPVDVVVISHDHYDHLDLPTIKALAGTDTVFAVPLGVGAHLEHWGVSPDRLHELDWNETAKVNGISLTATPARHFCGRGLRNQQHTLWASWAVAGPEHRIYHSGDTGYFPGFKDIGAGHGPFDATMIQIGAYSEYWPDIHMTPAEGVQAHRDLQGGSPHGVLLPIHWGTFNLAPHAWAEPGEWTRDAAEEVGQAAAFPRPGEPFEPAGKLPVDAWWRAVSSPVAHPWRRPAGAEVELAERSTTHCSW
- a CDS encoding TolB family protein — translated: MNARTRLLILLTTALLAATTVTGYALRSRDHSGADGVSGVVRLDAAGQILFRNTEPGASFGRIASVPLARPTTPRTSGKMLCDRLYAAHGTGLCMQRRGPVPSTHVMVLDSDLHQKRQVKTEGFPNRARVSASGNMLSWTTFVQGDSYLRDDFSTRTSILDTRTGHVIPNIEQIPLTLDGRPYRAADLNFWGVTFAADDNTFYATARTGGRTYLIKGDYRKWTARTLRTNAECPSLSPDNTHIVFKKRVNASANRPWRLYALDLTTMKETPLAEEHSVDDQAAWLDDHTVMYGLPRHGGGWDVWSVPADGGGAPRLLIHNASSPAAVGR
- a CDS encoding MFS transporter yields the protein MYVSSTRATAPPGSPTPPPAPTTRDRRRAWAGVDSNVLALGSVSLVTDISSEMITAVLPMYVIFTLGLNPLQFGALNGMYFGVTALVRVAGGHAADRWQRRKLVAGSGYALSALCKLGLLAAGSSVPALGAVIAADRTGKGLRTGPRDALISLSSTPGTLGRSFGAHRALDTTGAFLGPLVAFGLLLATPGRYDTVFVASFCIAVFALVILGLFVRDRRRPLEQPQQRATVREMLKLLLRPGFRRVGIGVLLLGAVTLSDSFVYLLIQQRLDISEEYFPLLPLGTTGVYLLTAMPLGQLADRIGRLRVFVAGYGALLLAYLSLFGPVGGAGLVITTLVLHGLFYAATDGVLMAAIGPMVPEHLRAAGMSLIQTAQSLATLASSMLFGAAWSVWGLHTALAVALAVLTAAIAAALLILPLRKENVA